TGAGGAGGAGGTGGTGGGGCGTCACCTCGGCGGTGACGTCGATCCCCCGGGACTTCGCCCAGCGGATGATCTCGACCGACCCGGCGGTGGAGACGTGGCACACGTGCAGGCGTGAGCCGACGTGCTCGGCGAGGAGGACGTCGCGGGCGATGATCGCCTCCTCGGCCACCGCGGGCCAGCCGGTGAGCCCGAGCTCGGCGGAGACGACGCCCTCGTTCATCTGGGCGCCCTCGGTGAGCCGCGGCTCCTGCGCGTGCTGGGCGATGACGCCGTCGAACGCCTTGACGTACTCCAGGGCGCGGCGCATGAGGACGGGGTCGGCCACGCAGTGGCCGTCGTCGGAGAACACCCGGACGCCGGCGCGGGAGGTGGCCATGGCGCCCAGCTCGGCGAGCTGGGTGCCCGCCAGGCCCACCGTGACCGCCCCGACCGGGCGGACGTCGGCCCACCCGGCCTCGCGGCCGAGGTGCCAGACCTGCTCGACGACGCCGGCGGTGTCGGCGACCGGCTGGGTGTTGGCCATCGCGTGGACGGCGGTGAACCCGCCGGCCGCCGCGGCGCGCGTGCCCGAGGCGACGGTCTCGGTGTCCTCCCGGCCCGGCTCGCGCAGGTGGGTGTGGAGGTCGACGAGGCCGGGCAGGGCGACGAGCCCGTCGGCGTCGACGACGCGGGCGTCACCGGAGGCCTCGCGTGCCGCGGCCGTCCCCACGGCGGCGATGGTGCCCCCGGCGAGGAGCAGGTCGGTCGGCGCGTCCCCGAGGAGGGCCGCGCCGCGGATGAGGTACTCGCTCACGCGGCGCCCCCTTCGTCGGTGCCGGGGTGTCCGGCGAGCAGGTGGTAGAGGACGGCCATGCGCACGAGGACGCCGTTGGCGACCTGCTCGACGATGGTGGAACGCGGGCTGTCCGCCGCCTCCGCGGAGATCTCCAGGCCGCGGTTCATCGGCCCGGGGTGCATGACGCGGGTGTGCTCGGGCAGGACGGCGAGCCGGGCGGGGGTGAGCCCGTAGCGGCGGTGGTACTCCTGCGGGGAGGGGAAGAACCCGCCGCCCGCGCTCGACATCCGCTCCCGCTGGACCCGCAGGAGCATGACGGCGTCGGGCCCCTCGGCCAGGGCGGCGTCGAGGTCGTAGGAGACCCGGGCGGGCCAGGCGCCGACGCCCACGGGGACGAGGGTCGGCGGGGCGACGAGCGTGACCCGCGCGCCGAGGGTGGTGAGGAGGTCGACGTTGGAGCGCGCCACGCGGGAGTGGAGGACGTCGCCGACGACGACGACGTGCCGGCCGGCGAGGTCGGCCCCGGTGGTGCCGCCGTCGGGCCCGGGCGGGGCGAGGTGCCGGCGCAGCGTGTAGGCGTCGAGGAGCGCCTGGGTGGGGTGCTGGTGCGTACCGTCCCCGGCGTTGACCACCGGGACGTCGATCCAGCCCGAGTGCGCCAGGCGGTGCGGGGCGCCGGAGGCGCTGTGCCGCACGACGACGGCGTCCGCGCCCATCGCCTGGAGGGTCTGGGCGGTGTCCTTGAGGGACTCCCCCTTGGAGACCGAGGAGCCCTTCGCGGCGAAGTTGATGACGTCGGCGGAGAGCCGCTTGGC
The sequence above is a segment of the Georgenia faecalis genome. Coding sequences within it:
- a CDS encoding aspartate carbamoyltransferase catalytic subunit, which translates into the protein MRHLLSAADLDHAAAVALLDTAEQMAATQSRQIKKLPTLRGRTVVNLFFEDSTRTRISFEAAAKRLSADVINFAAKGSSVSKGESLKDTAQTLQAMGADAVVVRHSASGAPHRLAHSGWIDVPVVNAGDGTHQHPTQALLDAYTLRRHLAPPGPDGGTTGADLAGRHVVVVGDVLHSRVARSNVDLLTTLGARVTLVAPPTLVPVGVGAWPARVSYDLDAALAEGPDAVMLLRVQRERMSSAGGGFFPSPQEYHRRYGLTPARLAVLPEHTRVMHPGPMNRGLEISAEAADSPRSTIVEQVANGVLVRMAVLYHLLAGHPGTDEGGAA
- a CDS encoding dihydroorotase produces the protein MSEYLIRGAALLGDAPTDLLLAGGTIAAVGTAAAREASGDARVVDADGLVALPGLVDLHTHLREPGREDTETVASGTRAAAAGGFTAVHAMANTQPVADTAGVVEQVWHLGREAGWADVRPVGAVTVGLAGTQLAELGAMATSRAGVRVFSDDGHCVADPVLMRRALEYVKAFDGVIAQHAQEPRLTEGAQMNEGVVSAELGLTGWPAVAEEAIIARDVLLAEHVGSRLHVCHVSTAGSVEIIRWAKSRGIDVTAEVTPHHLLLTDDLARTYDPRYKVNPPLRTAEDVAALREALADGTIDIVATDHAPHAVEDKDCEWGAAAFGMTGLETALPVVLETMVATGAMTLADVAQVLSVRPARIGRVGDHGRPLAAGEPASITLVDPAARVEVDPTRQATASGNTPFRGRTLPGRVMATFLRGRATVLDGHPVDPARGGEHA